The window GTTGTTTTATAATGAATTCAAATAAAAGAGGTGTCAAATATGAAGTATGAGTGGATTGAGGAATATTGCCTGTCCAAACGGGGAGCGGACAAAGATTATAAAGTGGAATGGGAAGCGACCCGCTACATGATTCGAGGGAAAATGTTTGCCATGCAGGGCGGAGATAAAGAAGGAAAAGCAATTATTACCATGAAGCTTGAGCCGATGTTTGGCGCCATGCTGAGAAATCAGTATAAGGATATTGTACCGGGATACTACATGAATAAAGAGCATTGGAATTCCCTGTACCTTGACGGTGAAGTCCCGGATGAAATTTTAAAAGAAATGCTGAATCAGGCATATCAACTCGTACTTGATTCATTCAGTAAAAAAATGAAAGCGGAAATTATTGGATAAATATTACCGCAGGGTCAAAGGCATTTGCTTTTGGCCCTGCTTTTTATTGCAAGGTAATTCGGTAAATAACCTTGTTAAATAAATCATGGAGCTTAGTATTTCACATTTAATTTTTCTTTTGCCTTCCAATGTTTACTCCCCGCTCTGACAATGCTATCCTCATACAAGGCCGAGAAATGCATAACATAAATTGATAGGAACATTTGACGGCAAGTAAGGAGAAATCAGAATGGATACAAGAGTGGAAAGTGATTCGATCGGCAGCATGGAGATTCCTATAGATGCGTATTATGGTGTTCAGACTTTAAGGGCGAAACAAAATTTTCATATAACCGGATTAAGAATGAACGATCAATTTATAAACAGTCTGGCCGAAATAAAAAAAGCGGCGGCAGTTACCAACCGCGATGCGGGAAATCTGGACAAAGCAATTGCGAATGCAATTGTTGCTGCCTGTGATGAAATCCTGAAAGGAAAATGGCACGACCAGTTTATTGTCGACCCGATTCAAGGCGGCGCGGGCACGTCGGCAAATATGAATGCGAACGAGGTTATTGCGAATCGTGCAATTGAATTGCTCCAAGGCGTAAAGGGAAATTACTTGCTCGTTCATCCGAATGACCATGTAAATATGTCGCAGTCTACAAATGATGTGTTCCCCACAGCGGGGAAACTGACGGTGCTGACGCTGCTGCCGAAAATCCTTGCACAGCTGATCAGGCTGAAGGATGCACTAAGCTGTAAAGGGGTTGAGTTTGACAACATTTTAAAAATGGGCCGTACTCAGCTTCAGGATGCGGTTCCCATCCGGCTGGGCCAGTCGTTCCACGCATATGCGTCGGTTGTGAACCGGGACATCAAACGGCTTAATAAAGTCGAATGTGAAATGCGCGCGGTCAACATGGGCGGTACGGCAGTGGGCACCGCTATCAATGTAAGTCCCGCGTATCTCAGAAGCATTACGGAAAATATCCGCAAACTAAGCGGAATTAAGGTTGAACAGGCGGATGACTTGATCGACGCCACACAGAATCTGGACGGGTTTGTCGCAGTCTCCGGCGCCTTGAAAACCTGTGCGGTCAATCTTTCCAAAATGGCAAACGACCTGCGTCTTCTTTCCAGCGGGCCAAAGGCGGGAATTGCGGAGATTAATCTGCCGGCAAAGCAGAATGGCTCCTCCATTATGCCGGGGAAAGTGAATCCTGTCATCCCCGAAGTCGTTTCGCAGGTGGCATTTAACATTGTTGGAAACGATCTGGCAATCACTATGGCGGCTGAAGCGGGACAAATGGAGCTGAACGCATTTGAGCCTGTTCTGTTCTATAACCTTTTTGAGTCGCTCACTACTTTAGAGAACGCGGTAAAAACATTTGTCGACAACTGTATTTCGGGAATCACCGCGAACGAAAGCCGCTGCAGGGAATTGTTGGGACAAAGCGTAGGCATCGCAACGGCCCTTTGCCCTTACATCGGTTATAAAAAATCTTCTGAAATCGCAAAGCAGGCTTTGCGAACCGGGAGGCAGGTGGAAGAAATCGCACTTGAAAACGGGTTGCTTACGAAGCAGCGTCTTGACAGCATTCTTAATCCGAATACGATGACGCAGCCAAGAATGTAAAGGGAGAAGCCATGCCACACCTTTCAGGCTAAATTTAATGTTCAGAACAGCCGGAAAAGGTTGACGTGTTATCTGCTGTGGGTTACAATTATAATTAAGAAAAAATAATTGTAACAAAAACTATGAGGATGGATGATATGAAGGATTACATTTTGGAGGGCTGTGTTGATTCGGTGGAATCAGCTGTCGCCGCCCAGGCGGGCGGCGCGAACCGTTTGGAACTATGCGGCAATCTGGTAATCGGCGGAACTACGCCCGATATCAATTTGTTTCTTGCGGTGCGCGAAAAAGTTTCTATTAAAATCAATGTGCTGATACGGCCCCGCTTCGGCGATTTTTGCTACACCGAAGAAGAATTCGGCATTGTCAAAAAAGATGTTGAAATGTTCAGAAAGCACGGTGCGGACGGAGTGGTCATCGGGGTGCTGAAAGAAGACGGAAACCTTGATGTTTTAAGGATGAAAGAACTGATGGAGGCCGCCGGAGGCATGAGCGTCACGCTGCACCGCGCCTTTGACGTCTGCAGGGACCCGTTCCAGACTTTGAAAGACGCAGAAAACCTGCACATTCAGACAATATTGACCTCCGGCCAGAAGAACAGCTGTTATGAGGGCCGGGAACTGATCGGTCAGCTTGTGGCAAAGACTGCGGGCAAGGTTGATATTTTGGTCGGCAGCGGAGTGAACAGCGCGATGATAGAGGAGCTGGCCGCCGCGACAAAAGCAAAGTCGTTTCATCTGTCGGGCAAGGTGAATGCCGAAAGTGCGATGACCTATCGAAAAGAGGATGTCAGCATGGGTTTGCCGCTGATGAGTGAATATAAAATTTACCGCACAGACGCGAGTGAAATTGCAAAGGTGCGAGACGTTTTGCAGCGCTTGTAGGGTTGGCAGCGCGTTCTTATTAACGGTTTGCATGGGGGAAGACAGGGAATGTTGGATAAAATTGACAGAAAACTCATTATGCTTTTGCAGTCCAATGCAAGAATATCGGTTAAACGGCTGGCGCAGGAGGTCTTTCTGTCCGCACCGGCAGTGTCAGCCCGTTTGGAACGCCTGGAAAAGCTGGGCGTCATTACCGATTACTCCGCCACGGTTGATTACGTAAAGCTGGGTTATCATATTCTTGCGTTTATCAATTTGGAGGTAGCACCAAGCGAAAAAGTCGTATTTTATCCATTTATTCAAAAATGTCCCAATGTCATCGAGTGCAATTGTATTACAGGAAATTATTCCATGTTGATAAAAGTTGCGTTTCCAAGTACCATTGAACTGGATACATTCGTCGGACAGCTCCAGGAATTTGGGCATACACAAACGCAAATTGTATTCTCCACCCCCGTTCCGCAAAGGGGGATTACACCGGCGAACCCCATTGAATAGATCATTTTTTGTAAGAATTCTGAATATAAATACGGTAGTAAGTGAGCATATCGTCAGCTTTTAAAATGGGTGAACAACACGGCATTTTAAAGGTCACCGATATGCTTTTTATATCACACCGAGCGTCATGTGTGAACGGAAGACGGCACAGAAAGATCAATAAGGCTGTGACTATGATAAAAGAAAATACAGCATATTATGAAAAGCTTTTGATTTATAATGACGTAGATGGTATAATTAAATAGTAACTGCAAAATCAACAGGGTTCAGGTGCCGTAAAGGGCGTATGATATATGAATATGGGAAAGATGGGGATTTATAGATGGTATTGAGATTTTTAACATACAATTATTTAATAGCGGTTGGAATTGTTTCGTGGATGGCCGCACAGCTGATCAAGTCGATGATTTTCATTTGCAGGAACAAAAGAATCGATTTTAAAACGCTGTCCGGCTCCGGAGGAATGCCGAGCGCCCATTCTGCGCTTGTTTGTTCGGTCGCTGTCGGCACAGCCCACGAATACGGTTTTGCATCCCCATACTTTTCGCTTGCTTTTACCCTTGCTGTGATTGTCATGTATGACGCCATGGGCGTGCGGCGTGCAGCAGGGCAGCAGGCGAAAGCCATCAATGCCATTGAAGAATATTTAAAGGACAATAAATCCGGGCTGCCGGATGAGGGGAAATATTTAAAAGATACTGTTTCCGGGCTGAATGAATCGCTCGGACATTCTCCTGCCGAAGTTTTCGCCGGAGTGGTGCTGGGCGTTTGTATTGCCATTATTTCTATCATTTGGTTTCGCTGATGATCCGTCACTGTTCTTGGTGCGGCGGGCAGGGACTGTAAAATAAGAGGGTGCTGTATTGAATCAAAATTCTGGGATTACCAGAAAAAATCGGAATATGAACATTGAACTTCTGCGTATTATTTTAATGCTGATGATTGTTACCCTGCATTATCTTGGCCACGGGGGACTGCTGGAGTCGGTTCCGGCCGGCGGAAAAAGATATATTTTTGTTTGGACTCTGGAAACATTCTCCTACATAGGCGTGAACGGATTTGTTCTGATCAGCGGCTATTACCTTGCCGGCTCCAGCTTTAAGATGAAAAAACTGATTGCTCTGATCTTGCAGATCGTGTTTACTTCGGCAGTCATTTATTTATTATTTGTCGGAATGGGTTTGGCACCCTTCGCCAAAAGACATCTGTTTGGCGCTTTTTTCCCCATCTTAACAGGAAAGTACTGGTTTGTAACCAGTTATATCGGATTATACTGTCTTTTTCCGTTTCTTAATATCATTATAAAGTCTACCACAAAGCAGCAGATGCGGATATTGATTTTTTTACTGAGTGCGATGTTCTGTTCGTGGAACGCTTTTTTCCCCGTTTTGACCATCATGAATACCGACGGCGGCTACAATGTGGTATGGCTTGTCTGTCTGTATTTTTTTGCTGCATATCTGCGGCTGTATTGGGATTATCATATTAATAAGTACTTTTATCTGGCGGGAACTGTCCTTTGCTGCGTGTTTGTCACATGGAAAAAATGCATGGGAAACAGCGCTTTTTTGTCCTATGTTTCCGTGCCGATCACAGTAGCTTCCATCTTGCTGTTCCTTTTCTTCAGAGAGGTTACCATTAAAAATTCTATAGCGAATAAAGTGATCTGCTTTGTTTCCTCGCTTACATTCGGCGTCTATCTAATCAGTGACAACGTGTGGGTGCGCAGTGTCCTTTATACCAAAATACTGCATACGAACCTCTATTTTGAAACGGCGGAGATCGTTTATATCATTCCGGCTTCCATTCTGGCAATCTTTATTGGAAGCATGCTGTTGGAGCAGGTCAGAAAACTGATTTTCCAACCTTTTATTAACAGTGAGGTCTTTCAAAGACTGTGCGATAAGATTTCGGGCTTAAAATTTTTGCAGGGTTACGCATAGGATTCGGCCGATCATGCGGCCTAAGCAATTCAAATTCAGCAGCGCCTTTCCCCGCGTGAAAATGTGAGGAAGAAATGTACATACTGCCTAAAAGTAGCATAGTATAAAGCGGAGAACGTTCTTTATAAACTTATGTTAGGTGGATTTTATGTATAATTTTCAATGCAGTGATCCTTATTCGGGTGGTTCCTCTTACAAAGAAAAAAGACAGGTAACTTTAAACGCATCAAGCGGCGGAGTCGGCCCATTGCCGATTATTACCACATTGTTTGCCGAACCGCTTAACGTGGTGTCCACCACCATTGACACAAACGGTATGGGCAGTACAAACAATCTGCTCCATTTCAGCAGCATCATCAATTTACCTTTAGGGGTTTCCGTTACACTGAATTTCCAGATCCTTCGTTCCTCCAGAGATGGGGCCGTGGGCGTAGGCGCGACGTATACTTTCTCAACGCTTGTAGATATTTTGGAAGCAGAGTCCTTCAGCTTCCAGTTCCTGGACGAAGAGGTGGAACCGGGATTCTACACCTATTCCGTTCAGCTGTCAACCAATTCCATTATTGATATTACACCGGGCGCTTCTGTGAATAACGCGGTGCTCAGCGTTCTGGCGGTAGCGGATTAACTTTCAGCTGTTAAAGCATGATTCGGTTTCGCACAAAACGGTGCGTGGCGGTCGGGCAGACCAGTTATGTACGGGTGCTTCCGGGGACGTATCGCGGCGGAAAGTAAGGTTAAGGGAAAATACTAAACAGTGAAACAGCCACCCTTTAAACAAATGTTTATTGGGTGACTGTCTTTTTATTGCTCGGGAGAGAAAAGGAAATTGAAAATGTTGATGATAAAAGCATTTGACAGAAGTGTGAAATAGTGTAAAATGTAACTTAAGTAATATGGATAAGTAACGTCGATCATATGCTTGGTACTACTCGTTTCATTAATCGGTAAGAAAGGATGTAACAGATGAAAAGTTTTACCTTCTATTCTCCTACGGAAGTAATATTCGGCAAAGACACCGAGCTGCAGGTTGCCGATGAAATCAAGAAGCACGGCGGCACGCGTGTCCTTGCCGTTTACGGTGGAGGCAGTGTGTTGAAAAGCGGCCTGCTGAAAAGGGTTGAACAGTCGCTTGAAAAAGGCGGTCTTCCGTTCATTTCCGTTGGTGGAGTCAGCCCCAACCCCCGCCTGTCTTTTGCAAGGGACTCGGTGGAAAAAGCGAAGGAATTCGGTGCTGATTTTATTCTGGCTATCGGCGGCGGCAGTGTAATTGACACGGCTAAGGCAATTGCGCACGGCGCGGCAAATCCGGAAACGGATATTTGGCTTTTCTGGACCAAAAAAGCAATTCTTGAAAAAAGCAGTCCTGTGGGTGTGGTTCTTACCATTTCAGCTTCGGGAAGTGAAACCAGCGATTCGGCAGTGATTACAAATGAAGAAACGAAGGAGAAGAGGGGGCTGAATACGCCGTTTAACCGCCCGCGATTCGCTGTTATGAATCCGGAGCTGACCTATACGCTCCCGCCTTTTCAGCTTTCCTGTGGTATCGTAGATATCATGATGCATACGCTGGACCGTTATTTTACGCTTACGGAAGGAAATGAACTCACGGACGAGTTTGCGGAATCCCTTCTGCGTGTGGTGATTAAAAACGGAACCGCCGCAAAGAAAAATCCCCATGATTACGATGCAATGAGCGAATTGATGTGGTGCGGCAGCATTTCACATAATGGCCTGACCGGCCTTGGCGCGGTGATCGATTTTGCCCCTCATCAGCTTGGGCATGAACTGAGCGGTAAATTCGATGTGGCGCATGGAGCAAGCCTTTCCGCCATATGGGGCTCATGGGCCAGATACTGCTATGCGACAAAACCGGAGCGTTTTGTCCGCTTTGCCGATAAAGTCTGGGGAATTCAGAAAGACAGCGATGAAGAAGCCGCAAATGCGGCGATTGACAGAACAGTTGCCTATTTTGCATCTCTCGGCATGCCCACCTGCTTTACGGAGCTTGGAATCGGCGTGCAAAGCGACGAGGTTCTGAACCAGATGGCGGAGAGCTGCATGTTCTTTGGCAAACGGAAAATCGGCGGGTTCAGGGTTCTGGACCATGACGATGTTTTCAAGATTTACAAAATGGCAAATCACTAAGCTTTGCCATACCAGCAACCGGTAAAACACCCAAGAGGAGGAATTTATATATGAATCAAACAGAAAAGAAAGAACTGCAAAAACTGGCATGCAAGGTAAGAATGGGAGCAATAGAGGGCGTGTACTGCGCGAAGTCGGGGCATCCGGGCGGAAGCCTTTCAGCCGCCGACCTTTTTACCTATCTGTATTTCAAAGAAATGAATGTGGACCCGAAAAACCCGAAGGATGAAAACAGGGACCGGTTTGTGCTTTCAAAGGGTCACTGTGCCCCCGGCCTCTATGCGGCTCTGGCATTAAAAGGGTATTTCCCGATGGATGAAATGAAAAAACTGCGCCATATTGGCGCAATGCTTCAGGGACATCCGGATATGAAGGGCACCCCAGGCGTCGACATGAGCACCGGCTCGCTCGGGCAGGGCGTTTCCGCAGCATGCGGAATGGCCATAGCGGCAAAACTGGATCAGAAAGACTACCGTGTTTACACCATACTCGGTGACGGAGAAATTGAAGAGGGCCAGGTATGGGAGGCCGCGATGTTTGCGGCGCACCACAAGCTGGACAATCTCTGCTTTATTATAGACAATAACGGACTTCAGATAGACGGGCCTGTGGCGGAAGTCGGCGGGCCGGAACCGATTGATGAGAAATTCCACTCCTTTGGCTTTGATGTTCAGGTGATTGACGGACATAATTTTGATGAGATGGAAGACGCGTTCAATCACGCGAAGACCGTGAAAGGTCAGCCGAGCGTGATTATCGCAAAAACAATCAAGGGCAAAGACGTTTCCTATATGGAAAATCAGGTGGGCTGGCACGGTTCTGCTCCGAACGCAGAGCAGTATGAAACGGCAATGCAGGACCTGAACAGGGTACTGTCCGGATTGGAGGCGGAATAAATGGCTGAAATGGTAAAAAAAGCAACAAGAGAAAGCTACGGCGAAGCATTGGCGGAGCTGTCTGAAAAATATCCGCAGGTGGTTGTTCTGGATGCCGACCTCGCGGCGGCGACAAAAACAGGCGTGTTTAAAAAAGTTTGCCCCGAACGTTTTATCGACTGCGGCATTGCGGAGTGCAACATGGTGGGCGTGGCCGCCGGCCTTGCAGCCTGCGGGAAAATCCCGTTTGCCACTTCCTTTGCCATGTTTTCAACGGGCCGCGCCTACGAACAGGTGCGTAATTCCGTCGGATATCCGAAGCTGAACGTAAAGATTGTCGGTTCGCACGCGGGCATTTCCGTCGGCGAGGACGGTGCGACACACCAGTGCAACGAGGATCTTGCTTTGATGAGAACCATTCCCGGCATGGTCGTGCTGAATCCATCCGATCATTATGAAATGAAAGCTGCCGTCAAAGCGGCGATAGAGCACAACGGCCCGGTCTATCTCCGGCTTGGAAGACTGGCTGTAAACAGCTTTAACAATTCTGATGACTATAAGTTTGAGCTTGGAAAGGGCATCACCCTGCGCGACGGTAAGGACATTACCATGGTCGCAACGGGTCTGATGGTTTCCCGTGCGCTGGAAGCCGTGAAAACGCTCGCAGAGCAGGGGATTGACGCAAGACTGATCAATATCCATACCATTAAGCCGATTGACCGCGAGCTGATTGTGAAAGCTGCAAAGGAAACCGGTAAAATCATCACTGTCGAGGAACACAATGTGATCGGCGGCCTGGGCGATGCGGTGTGTGGCGCGCTGTGCGAAGAGTACCCGGTTCCGGTTATCAAAATCGGCGTAAACGATGTTTACGGCCATTCCGGTCCGGCGGTTGATCTGCTGGATGAGTTCGGCCTCAATGCTTCCCATATTGTTGAAGTGACAAAGAAAGCGCTTAAGAAATAAAGCACAGAATGATCTGTAAGAGCAAAGGGCGGCCGGAAATTCCGGCCGCCCTTTGCTCATATTGTTTGAGGAATGAAAATATGATAGAATAAAGCTTGAATCCAAAGAGAAAACTGAGTCTGTCAAAGGGTGTTGTGAATGAATTATGATGATCTGATTACTCTATCCACCGATGTGGGATGTCTTCTGCTTGCAAACGGCGCGGAAATTTACCGTGTTGAAGAGTCCATGCACCGCATTTTTCATGCTTACGGGGTGAGTACGGGCGAGATTTTCGCTATTCCTACCTGCATTAATGTGACGATCACCACACCTGCGGGGAAACCGGTTACCCTCATCAGGCGCATCCCAGTGCGCGGTACAAACCTTGACAAAGTCGAAAGAGGGAATGACCTCTGCCGCCGCATCTGCCGTGACCGGCCCGATTTTAAAGCGGTGCGCCGCGAACTGGACCAGATTGAACACCGCCCGGTTTATGGGCTGGGGTTTCAAATTCTGGCGTTTGCAATGGTTGCTTTTTCTTTTACGCTGTTTTACGGCGGGGATTTTACCGACGCGTTCTGCGCCATGTTCTGCGGTGCCGCGATTAAAATTGTGTGCCACAATATGAACCGGTTCCATGCCAACCCTTTTTTTGTCAATATTATTGCCAGCTTCGCAGCCGCGGCGCTTGCAATGGTTGCGGCCCAGTTTAATTTCGCCCTTGATACCGATAAAATTATTATCGGGGCGCTGATGAACCTTGTTCCCGGGATCGCTATCACCAGCTTTATGCGGGACATCATCGCCGGCGATTTGATGGCGGGTCTGATCCGCTTTACAGAAAGCATGCTTGTCGCAACAGCAATTGCAATCGGAGCGGGTATTGCGCTGACGGTGACGCGCATGATCTGGGGAGTGTGAGAATATGAATTTTATACCCTGTCTCTGGGCTTTCTGCGCATGCGTGCCTTTTGGGGCCGTGATGAACCTGCATGGCAGAACCCTGATCTATGCATCGCTCGGAGGAGCAGTCGGCTGGCTGTTCTATTTGTTGAGCAGCCCTGTGCAGAACGACATCATGCAGTATTTTTTTGCTACCATCGCTATTTCGGTTTATGCGGAAGTAATGGCAAGAGTATTTAAAATGCCGGTCACCGGCTTTTTGCTCGTCGCAATGCTGCCCATGGTGCCCGGCGGCGGCATTTATTATACTATGGAATACTGCGTAATCGGCAATAACTCGATGTTTATTGAAACCGGCCTGCACACATTGGGTATTGCCGGCGCGCTCGCGATGGGTACCCTGCTGGTCTCGTCCATTGTCCGGCTCTGGACCATTATCAGCGCGGAAAGAAAGAAAATATAAAGCAAGCAGGCACAGCGGAGGTTCTTTTATCATCCTCGTTGGCCTGCTTTTTTTATTTTTATTCTTTTAAACGGGGAGCATTAGAAGATCATAATCAAACTGTGTTTTTATCTGAAACCCGCTTGTGATATACAGATGATACGCGATGCCGTTGCTGCTGCTGACTTCCAGCGAGATTTCTCCGCTTTCATGCATCAGCTGTTCAAGCAATCGATTCAACATTTCACGGCCGTATCCTTTCCCCTGATAGGCGGGCGATATTCCGACCCCGAAAATAGAGACGTTTCCGCCTTCCATATTGGCATTGCACAGGCCGATTCTTTCGCTTCCCAAAAGGGCGGAGTAAGCTTTGATTGTGGGAGAATTAACCGACTTTGTGACAATGGAAACGGATTCGCCGTAATCGTTGCCGAACAGTTGGGAATCCAGTGCCGCCACATCCGGTATGTCCTCCGATTCGGAAAGCTTCAGAGTAAGCGCGCCTCCGCATTTTTGATATCCTGCGCGGTCAAAGGTCAATAAGTACTCCGAATATGCATAATTAGCATGAACAGCTTCCAGTACACGTTTCGCATCCGTGCAGGAAGGCTCATGAACAAACAGAATTTTATAAATTTTGTATTTTTTAAGTTCTTCCGCCGCTTTCATGAAAAGGAGAGTAAAATATCCTCTTTCTCGGCATTCGGGGAGGGTATAGGCCGAGACCTCCGCTTCTTCCGCCAGAGGAATGAAAAGCGATAAAAAAGCGATCAGCCGATCTTCTTCGTACAATAAATAAAAACAGTCAATTTTTTGGTCAAAGTTAATTTCGTTGGACAGGAATACCAAGCGTTTCAGCCCGTCATATTCCTGACAGATTTTTTCCAAATCGCGAATTTGGTTTGTCTGTTCTGCATTTAATTTGTTTCTCTGTATTATATTAATTTCTATCACACCTTGTTATTTTAATGATGATTTTTTGAGCCGGTCATGAATTGCGTGGGTAATTACCTCAAGTGTCTGGATGCGCCCATATTTTTTATCCTGTGATTCAATAATGTGCCACGGTGCGAATTCCGTGGAGGTATATTGAAGCATGTCGTTGACGGCGATTTCATACTGATTCCATTTTGCCCGGTTGCGCCAGTCCTCTTCCGTGATTTTCCACTGCTTGGACGGTGTATTCTGCCGCTCCTCAAATCGTTTCAGCTGTTC of the uncultured Caproiciproducens sp. genome contains:
- a CDS encoding MmcQ/YjbR family DNA-binding protein, with the translated sequence MKYEWIEEYCLSKRGADKDYKVEWEATRYMIRGKMFAMQGGDKEGKAIITMKLEPMFGAMLRNQYKDIVPGYYMNKEHWNSLYLDGEVPDEILKEMLNQAYQLVLDSFSKKMKAEIIG
- a CDS encoding aspartate ammonia-lyase; the encoded protein is MDTRVESDSIGSMEIPIDAYYGVQTLRAKQNFHITGLRMNDQFINSLAEIKKAAAVTNRDAGNLDKAIANAIVAACDEILKGKWHDQFIVDPIQGGAGTSANMNANEVIANRAIELLQGVKGNYLLVHPNDHVNMSQSTNDVFPTAGKLTVLTLLPKILAQLIRLKDALSCKGVEFDNILKMGRTQLQDAVPIRLGQSFHAYASVVNRDIKRLNKVECEMRAVNMGGTAVGTAINVSPAYLRSITENIRKLSGIKVEQADDLIDATQNLDGFVAVSGALKTCAVNLSKMANDLRLLSSGPKAGIAEINLPAKQNGSSIMPGKVNPVIPEVVSQVAFNIVGNDLAITMAAEAGQMELNAFEPVLFYNLFESLTTLENAVKTFVDNCISGITANESRCRELLGQSVGIATALCPYIGYKKSSEIAKQALRTGRQVEEIALENGLLTKQRLDSILNPNTMTQPRM
- a CDS encoding copper homeostasis protein CutC, whose amino-acid sequence is MKDYILEGCVDSVESAVAAQAGGANRLELCGNLVIGGTTPDINLFLAVREKVSIKINVLIRPRFGDFCYTEEEFGIVKKDVEMFRKHGADGVVIGVLKEDGNLDVLRMKELMEAAGGMSVTLHRAFDVCRDPFQTLKDAENLHIQTILTSGQKNSCYEGRELIGQLVAKTAGKVDILVGSGVNSAMIEELAAATKAKSFHLSGKVNAESAMTYRKEDVSMGLPLMSEYKIYRTDASEIAKVRDVLQRL
- a CDS encoding Lrp/AsnC family transcriptional regulator — translated: MDKIDRKLIMLLQSNARISVKRLAQEVFLSAPAVSARLERLEKLGVITDYSATVDYVKLGYHILAFINLEVAPSEKVVFYPFIQKCPNVIECNCITGNYSMLIKVAFPSTIELDTFVGQLQEFGHTQTQIVFSTPVPQRGITPANPIE
- a CDS encoding divergent PAP2 family protein, with translation MVLRFLTYNYLIAVGIVSWMAAQLIKSMIFICRNKRIDFKTLSGSGGMPSAHSALVCSVAVGTAHEYGFASPYFSLAFTLAVIVMYDAMGVRRAAGQQAKAINAIEEYLKDNKSGLPDEGKYLKDTVSGLNESLGHSPAEVFAGVVLGVCIAIISIIWFR
- a CDS encoding acyltransferase, with product MNQNSGITRKNRNMNIELLRIILMLMIVTLHYLGHGGLLESVPAGGKRYIFVWTLETFSYIGVNGFVLISGYYLAGSSFKMKKLIALILQIVFTSAVIYLLFVGMGLAPFAKRHLFGAFFPILTGKYWFVTSYIGLYCLFPFLNIIIKSTTKQQMRILIFLLSAMFCSWNAFFPVLTIMNTDGGYNVVWLVCLYFFAAYLRLYWDYHINKYFYLAGTVLCCVFVTWKKCMGNSAFLSYVSVPITVASILLFLFFREVTIKNSIANKVICFVSSLTFGVYLISDNVWVRSVLYTKILHTNLYFETAEIVYIIPASILAIFIGSMLLEQVRKLIFQPFINSEVFQRLCDKISGLKFLQGYA
- a CDS encoding DUF4489 domain-containing protein, which gives rise to MYNFQCSDPYSGGSSYKEKRQVTLNASSGGVGPLPIITTLFAEPLNVVSTTIDTNGMGSTNNLLHFSSIINLPLGVSVTLNFQILRSSRDGAVGVGATYTFSTLVDILEAESFSFQFLDEEVEPGFYTYSVQLSTNSIIDITPGASVNNAVLSVLAVAD
- a CDS encoding iron-containing alcohol dehydrogenase codes for the protein MKSFTFYSPTEVIFGKDTELQVADEIKKHGGTRVLAVYGGGSVLKSGLLKRVEQSLEKGGLPFISVGGVSPNPRLSFARDSVEKAKEFGADFILAIGGGSVIDTAKAIAHGAANPETDIWLFWTKKAILEKSSPVGVVLTISASGSETSDSAVITNEETKEKRGLNTPFNRPRFAVMNPELTYTLPPFQLSCGIVDIMMHTLDRYFTLTEGNELTDEFAESLLRVVIKNGTAAKKNPHDYDAMSELMWCGSISHNGLTGLGAVIDFAPHQLGHELSGKFDVAHGASLSAIWGSWARYCYATKPERFVRFADKVWGIQKDSDEEAANAAIDRTVAYFASLGMPTCFTELGIGVQSDEVLNQMAESCMFFGKRKIGGFRVLDHDDVFKIYKMANH
- a CDS encoding transketolase → MNQTEKKELQKLACKVRMGAIEGVYCAKSGHPGGSLSAADLFTYLYFKEMNVDPKNPKDENRDRFVLSKGHCAPGLYAALALKGYFPMDEMKKLRHIGAMLQGHPDMKGTPGVDMSTGSLGQGVSAACGMAIAAKLDQKDYRVYTILGDGEIEEGQVWEAAMFAAHHKLDNLCFIIDNNGLQIDGPVAEVGGPEPIDEKFHSFGFDVQVIDGHNFDEMEDAFNHAKTVKGQPSVIIAKTIKGKDVSYMENQVGWHGSAPNAEQYETAMQDLNRVLSGLEAE
- a CDS encoding transketolase family protein, with the translated sequence MAEMVKKATRESYGEALAELSEKYPQVVVLDADLAAATKTGVFKKVCPERFIDCGIAECNMVGVAAGLAACGKIPFATSFAMFSTGRAYEQVRNSVGYPKLNVKIVGSHAGISVGEDGATHQCNEDLALMRTIPGMVVLNPSDHYEMKAAVKAAIEHNGPVYLRLGRLAVNSFNNSDDYKFELGKGITLRDGKDITMVATGLMVSRALEAVKTLAEQGIDARLINIHTIKPIDRELIVKAAKETGKIITVEEHNVIGGLGDAVCGALCEEYPVPVIKIGVNDVYGHSGPAVDLLDEFGLNASHIVEVTKKALKK
- a CDS encoding threonine/serine exporter family protein, which encodes MNYDDLITLSTDVGCLLLANGAEIYRVEESMHRIFHAYGVSTGEIFAIPTCINVTITTPAGKPVTLIRRIPVRGTNLDKVERGNDLCRRICRDRPDFKAVRRELDQIEHRPVYGLGFQILAFAMVAFSFTLFYGGDFTDAFCAMFCGAAIKIVCHNMNRFHANPFFVNIIASFAAAALAMVAAQFNFALDTDKIIIGALMNLVPGIAITSFMRDIIAGDLMAGLIRFTESMLVATAIAIGAGIALTVTRMIWGV
- a CDS encoding threonine/serine exporter family protein; this translates as MNFIPCLWAFCACVPFGAVMNLHGRTLIYASLGGAVGWLFYLLSSPVQNDIMQYFFATIAISVYAEVMARVFKMPVTGFLLVAMLPMVPGGGIYYTMEYCVIGNNSMFIETGLHTLGIAGALAMGTLLVSSIVRLWTIISAERKKI
- a CDS encoding GNAT family N-acetyltransferase, encoding MIEINIIQRNKLNAEQTNQIRDLEKICQEYDGLKRLVFLSNEINFDQKIDCFYLLYEEDRLIAFLSLFIPLAEEAEVSAYTLPECRERGYFTLLFMKAAEELKKYKIYKILFVHEPSCTDAKRVLEAVHANYAYSEYLLTFDRAGYQKCGGALTLKLSESEDIPDVAALDSQLFGNDYGESVSIVTKSVNSPTIKAYSALLGSERIGLCNANMEGGNVSIFGVGISPAYQGKGYGREMLNRLLEQLMHESGEISLEVSSSNGIAYHLYITSGFQIKTQFDYDLLMLPV